The DNA sequence TGATGATTGGTGACGGCCCAACCAAGACCAGGATCAGCGGAGGCTTGAACAAGGCGGATGGTGTCTCTACCGAGAACACCGCAACCTTTGGTACGTAACGCTTAACATATTCATGCACCGAATTTTTTTGGGGGGAAATTCATGCACCAAATTGTTCACAGACGATGTTGCagtaccaaaaaataaaaataaaaattcaaacaatagcCATTAACACGATACAGCGGTGGGAAAAAATTACAAAGATAATTAGACttgtttggtactctacttgaatttaattttttaactcaaaaacacttttcaagttcaaatcttaaaaatttgtttggtaAGACTATTTTCAAGAATTGAACTTAAGATTAACTTAAGAAAATAGACTATTATCTCAAAACACAAGaaatgagttttaaagtttttaaacttaaaactcaattatttcttttctctctcaccCCTCATCTCTCACTCCGAATCGATTTCTCTTTTTCATTCTTCCtctcctctctttttcttctcttctccttctttcgctctcctccttctctctctctccttccttctcacttcattctctctcttcttctcttctttcttctttctctcccctccttatCTTTTTCTCCTCCGATCATCTCTCTTCTCTgatcctctctttctttttttccacatctctcctctttctccctctctttagATCTCTTTATCcagtttaaattttaagatttaaGAAAATTCTCATACCAAATCAGTTTTTGAAtgttaaagaaaattatttttaagaaatgttttgagaaatgatgaaTTTTCTTTAATAGTATACCAAACAGGCCTTTAGTAACCCGGCTTAGTTGTcacattaattaatttataatggTTACTTTAGAGTCGAAGGGGTTGAATTGTGATTAGCTATGCATTCTAACCCTACCTCATTTTCTCACCCTCTTTTTTCACTTCGTTCCTACAGCCGCACTTGGAAACTATTTCATTGCCAAGGGAATAGGGTTCGAGAACACAGCAGGATACATAAAGCACCAAGCTGTCGCATTGCGTGTGCAATCCGACTTCTCCATCTTCTACAACTGCCACATGGATGGATTCCAAGACACCCTCTACACCGAAGCCTACCGCCAATACTACCGCGACTGCACCATCACTGGCACCATAGACTTCATCTTCggcgatggggtgactttgttCCAAAACTGCAAGATGATGGTGAGAAAACCAGCGGAAGGACAGTCTTGCATGGTGACAGCACAAGGCAGGACCGACCACAACGAGATCACCGGCATGTTCCTCCAAAATTGCACTATCACCGGTGAGCCGGACTATATGAATGTGAAGGAAAAGAGCAAGGCATATTTGGGGAGGCCATGGAAAGACTTTGCAAGGGTGATTGTGATGCAGTCATCCATTGACGAAGCCATTGTACCTGAAGGGTGGTCAGAATGGGTTGGTAAAAAAACCAACCAAACCTGCTTCTTTGGTGAGTACGGCAACCGGGGTCCTAGGGCTGACATGACCAAAAGGGTCAGATGGCCTACCGTCAAGGCGCTCACTTCTGATAAAGTCGCGGCTTTCACCCCTGCTAAGGTGTTTCTAGGTGTTGATTGGCTGAAGCCCAGTGGGGTTCCATATGTTCCTGGCATGATGTCCGTGTAGATCCCAAATGAAAGCTTGGGACACCAATTTTTTCATATAATGTTACAAGGCCAATGTttcatgtataaaaaaaaaaaaaacaaattagtgATATTGTCTTGTGATTTTGTGGAATACCTTTTTCATTCCAATTACACATACGAATCGAGttatgaaattaatttttttatagagatgatAGATAAAACCATTTTTGAGATTATAGAGATTTTGTGAATAATTATGTATGAGATCCTTTTTAatagtattaaaaaaatatatcaagaAATTTATTTTTGGACAAGTATTAATGCCATAAAGCAAAACCTATAACAACAATTGAagcaaactttaaaacacattGATTTTCAATCAACAAAACTTATCATCACTTTTGCAAAATATCATTAGATAACAAGTAACAACCAAAAGAACTTCAAACTAAAAACCAGCATCAAATAACTAACACTCAATGAGGTGACCTTCTGAGTCTTCCCTTCTGAATCTGTCACTGTCCTTGCATTTAATGCATCGAAATGCAGATTGGACTTACTAGTGGTCCCTCCATTGGGGCGACATGTGGCAATGAGGTGACTTCCGTAAGCCTACTTGTGTCATGACACGGCCGAGTACCATGCTTGGTTTGCAAGTTGGTGAGCGTCTCATCTATCAGTGTTTCTGACCTTTCATGGATTCTTGTTCCCTCGTTTGGCCATCACGCATATAAGGTTGTCGCCTAAGTAGACTGGTCGGTCCTTCTCTTGGGGTATTGTGTCCACAAGCTGTCATTAGTTATTCCATTCCTTGGTGCTCGAACAATATTGTTGAAACCAAATTTGAGCATTGCCACGGATGGTGGAGGCACAAATCCTAACAATTTGTAAAATAGAGAATAATTGTGAGCAAGCCTAAGACTAGGGAATGGGGATGTGCCGACCAAAGACTATCCGACAGTTAAGCTAGAAAGCAAGTTTTAAGACTCAAACAGTGGACAAAAGAATTACAGTACAGAGATTGCATTACCAATGAGCAACCCTAGATGAGCGTATTTAAGAGAAActtttttaggatataattttcATTCTAAGCTGGGAGAATCTTATAGGATatctagaagtagatattgcacATTTTTAGAAATTGTGATTATTTGCGGCGTACATTCCTAGATTATAGGAACTCCAAGACTCATAACATTTTTCACAAATTTTACAGATATTGTGTCTTGCAGAGCAAGCATGGTCATTCTAGCAAAGTCGTTTGGACTTCACCTTATAGTCCCGGAACAGGATAATGGTGGCATCACTGCTCTGTCTGATCCAATTCCGCTTGGAACTGTTGAGTCCATGACTAAACTTCTGAGGTAAGTATTCCGATCAACCTTACTccaaccctaaaaaataatggTCCATAATTACCCCTAAATATTTATCTGAAAGGTAACATGTTCCCCTTGAAGATGAATAGTTAACCAAAGACCATGCCTTTCGAAGTAAGTTGGGATACGTACCGTTTAGTCTTCTTTCTTTGTGTGATAATCCAATTCCTTGGGGCGTAATGTGGACGTTTTGGATTCAGACGTGTGGTCTTGAGTGTCGTGCCATAAAGTTTGGAATGATAATGAGTGTTGTGTGGGCATATTCCGCCAGAGGAGGCCATTTATATCTTTGGGTGACATTGATCTTCATATGCACAAATCTCAAGGTAAATAATGTTTCATATTCGACTGCGAGATCCTTAGGTACTTTGTCTTTAAATACACCTTTCATGGCAAGGtttcttcagattttctttCCCTCTGTCTACACCATGAAGCCTCATCATTTACTTcatgatctttttttttaacccaGTTTTCTCTTTGAGCCTTCAATGTTTAGGATCCTAAAACCAGAAAGAAACATTTCCTGCCTTCTGGCCATAACATGTAGGGACAATATTTATATATCCAAACAAGGATTTACTTGTTAGAAAATGATAGGAAACATTGATACTAGTTGTCAGTGTTTTTCCATAGAAACGTTATTGTTAGAGGAACACACTTTTTAAATATTACTCCTTTCGTTTGATTTTACAATAGTCTAACTACATTTTACACCCTTCTCGTTTGAGGTGGTTTTCAAAATGGACCATGATGTTCAAATTTTGTCATATTACACATTTTAAGTTTTGAAATTGTATCAATTTACAAACTTCTGTCTCTTCAAATATCTAATCTTccatttttttagtacaatgatatattttataCTAAGGGGAGGGAAAATTtgactaagccacacaatgggcaacctaatttggtatcaaattcgctATTCACGagattcaaacttttttttacaAAGTGGTACTAATGTGGCTTATACGTTAGCCTATATAAAGATCTCATGCTCATAAGTCATCAACTTAATTAAAGACCAAACAGTCAATATGACCAATGGCACTATGAAAAAACTTGTTAAATGCAACGCTAAAATCTTGTCATGTAAAACCATGAAAACGTCACAATTGCGTTTTACCGATGGCCATGCGACACTTGTGTTTGCATCGCAACAAACCTGTGTCGTAAAAGTTTTCCCTTCTTATTGTGACACATTGTTAGCATCGCAAAGTTATTTTGTGACAGCTCTGCGACACAAAATTAATGTCGCAATTGCTTTGATGTGGaattaaacaaaatatttgGGACATGTTTGATGCGTAGTAAATGTTTAAACCCTACAATTTAGTTTTGTTGGAATACAAACATGTTGGGGAAATTAAATTTTCTATGAAAGCATTAAACTACAATTTTTaatcttatccacaatcgtgCTAATATCAAAAGTTAAATAATATATGCACGAAAAAAATTGTGCTTTATAATTGCTAACATTAAAAATACATCATCCATATATCCTAATTTATAATCCTACTAAAGAGTCAAATGTCAATTACGAAAAATCTTGTCCCAAAATTGCATGAACATATTCTTTATTCCAAACCTCAAGGCCGTAAAATGTAGCTAACCCTTTTATATTTCATAagcatcaagtttttttttttcttttttgttaaaCGTTGTCACagttgtttttagttttaagatTTATCAAGCTCTTATAAAAGCAGTACCAAGAAGCCCATCATAATTGGGTTCACGCAATATATGAAGTCCAAAGTTCCTTTCTTTTTACCCCCTTGGGATGAGTGGTGGAAAAAGAGAGGTGGGCCCCcttttatttagttttaatttaatcatttgtttaaaataaaaactaataaaaagaacttgaaaactttgagttttaacgataagaacaaaattgtttaaattgttttttgaTAATCAATTATTTTTCATATGCTACGTCATCAAATATGTGGGTCATGCATTTATCACGTCATCATTTAATGGTCAAATTAACCGCTTAACTAACTGACGTATTAAATTGTaacaaaatataagtttgtgtatgagattgaaatattttaaaaatgttgtatgaggttgcaattgCACCCAAACCCGAAGGAGCAAAATGTCATTTACTCTTGTTTTAGTTTTAAGATTTATCGAGCTTTTATAAAAGCAGTACCAAGAAGCCCATCATAATTGGGTTCACGCAGTATATGAAGTCCAAAATTCATTTCTTTTGGTCACCTAATGACGAATAAGGATTCATGGTCACTTATCTTCGAATTTGATGGTAAAAGTTGAGATAAAAACATTAGAAGCATATTCATTTGTTTCCCATCCTTTGATATCAAATCCAAAAGTGGGTGACCATGGCAAGGGAACACTTCTTATGAAATTCATAACCATGTCTTGTACAAATAGCAAGATTCTAAAATGGGTTAAGCGCTAGTAGAGCGGCTGGCTAGGACCTAGTGCCttggcagtttttttttttttttttaataaaattttattatataacatataaataaatgtctatttatattcaaaaatatatatatcaatattGGAATACATAATTGCAAAATCAGTGACATATAGCTTATAAAGTTTAGAACATATTTAAAACATGGAGAATAAACATATACTGAGTGTTCAGCTAAATATTCAATaagtttcttacaattttttttttataaataaaatgcaaaatgaaaattatctaTTTTTTCTATGTAAGTGGGAGTTGTGACCTATGCGGGTTTAGGTGGGCTAGGCAAGTCTACGCGtcattcttaattttcaaacgtctaAAAATTAATCGAGAAGGTGACCATCCTCCTAGTCTAGGCGGGACATATGCAGTGCTAAGCTGAAATGTGTAGAACAGTGACAAATAGGTATATGAACAATGTAAAGCGAGTTAAATGGTCAAACTCTCAACCCATATATAACGTtctattcaatttaattttcacaAACATAAGTATAATGGTTTGTGAACTTTACACGAAAACCacttaaatataaaataaattcatTGTTGTTGCATCcaaattcattattttcattccTTCAATCATTGAATTCTTaccataattaaaaatataaaaaaatactcATATATTTGTAActatacaataaaataaaaaaattaaaaaaataggcATCGCATGTCGTCGGATAATTTGTCAAGTCGTGAAACTTTACTGGTAGTTGGCAGATAATTTTGGCATCGCATGTCGTCCAATACTTCGGCATGCGCCTATAACAATTAGCATGTCACATCGTCGGATAATTTGGCATGTTGAAAATTTAGTGGTAGTTGATGGAAGATAATTTGAAATGCTACATTAATTCTAGCCAGGCACTGGTAATCCACTTTTGAAGGAGCCACTGTTAAGCATTGCCAATCATCTGTATGCTCCaaatttggaagaaaaaagTAAGAACAAGAACGACCCCTAGTTTTGTCATGAGTCGAGACCAATGATCTCCCCACCTCACATTTTCTAACAGAAATAACCGTCATTCGGAGCTCCTGCCTTTATAAATACCTCCATGACACCACTTTGGGAAGCAGGGGGCACAAAAAGTAAGTATTATCCAGTACACCCAATAAGTGACCCCAACAGCTCTGCAGCAACTCACCTGAATAAGAAATCTTATTGGTTTCATTTTCACCACCAGAATctacagaaaataaatattagttagatttttagttatttatatatattattccaAACATGGGCGGAGCAGACGgatctaacaaaaaaaaagtcgCCATCATTGGCGCCTCCGCACTGATTCTGGTGGCAATGGTAGTTGCTGTAACTGTTGGGGTCACAGTGTCACGCCGCGACAGAGGGTCGTCTGACGGCCACACCTCCACGTCCACAAAGGCGGTCCAGGCCATTTGCCAGCCCACAGACTACAAAAAGACCTGCGAGGAAAGCCTTGCAGGCGCGGCCGGCAACGTCACCGATCCCAAAGAGCTTATCAAAGTAGGGTTCCAAGTCGCCATGGACAAGCTCCGCGGTGTCATCGAGAAGTCCGTCACGTTGAAGGAGCTGGCCAAGGACCCGAGCACAGGCGACGCACTCCAGAACTGCAAGGAGCTCCTGGAGTACGCCATCGATGATTTGAGTGACTCGTCCGAAAGACTCGGGGCCTTTGACATGAGCAAGCTCGATCTTTACGTGGAGGATCTCAAGGTGTGGCTCAGCGCCGCCATGACATACGAGCAGACTTGCTTAGATGGGTTTGAGAACACCACCGGTGACGCCGGTGAGAAGATGAGGCAGTTCTTGAAGACATCGCAAGAGCTCACCAATAACGCCCTTGCCATGGCCGATGGAGTTTCCACGATGTTCGGGGCTCTTAATGTTAAATCCGGCCGCAGACTTCTTGAGGCTGCAGCTGGAACTGCTGTGAAGAAGTTCCAAAAGGCTAAGGTCATTCCCGCTTGGATTGATAGCCGAAGGCTTGAATTGGCTACCGCCACTCCTCAGACGCTGAAACCCGAtgtggtggtggccaagaacggGGGTGGTAAGTACAAAACTGTCAACGAAGCCTTGAAGGATATCCCAAAGAACAACGCAGTGAAGGTCTTTGTGATTTATGTCAAGGAGGGAGTGTATGAGGAGCAGGTCATTTTTGATAAGCACATGACCAATGTCATGCTTATCGGAGATGGCCCCACTAAGACCGTGATCACCGGTAGAAAGAACTTTGCAGAGGGTACCATGACCATGCAGACTGCCACAGTTGGTAAGTCAATCTTTTCCTCTCTAATCAGACATAAGTTGATCTGACATGTGATATTATCAAACTATGAATTAATACGTTCAATCTAACGTGCATATTATATTAGTATCTTACCATATTGTGTACGAGGTCATCAAACATGATTATACTTTTATCAATAGTTTAGATTCACAGTATAATTGGTATGTACAATATATAGTTGTAAGTTTAGATTCAAAATATGATTGGTATGTACAATATATTTACAGGTGTTGTGGGAGACTACTTCATTGCCAAGGACATTGGATTTGAGAACACAGCCGGAGCCATTGGACACCAAGCCGTGGCTCTACGTGTCCAGTCAGACTTGTCCATCTTCTACAACTGCAAGATGGACGGGTACCAAGACACCCTGTACACCCAAACCTACAGGCAATTCTACCGCGACTGCACCATTAGTGGAACCATCGACTTCATCTTTGGTGATGCTGCCGCCGTGTTCCAAAACTGCAAGATGATCGTCAGGAAGCCACTCGAGAACCAGGCCTGCATGGTGACTGCCCACGGGAGACTCGACAGGCGTTCTCCCTCGGGTATCACCATCCAAAACTGCACCATCTCTGGTGAACTAGGCTACGAGAAGGACCTCAATAAGGCATACTTGGGCAGACCATGGAAAAAGTACGCAAGGACCATCGTCATACAGTCCCAGATCGATGACGTGATTGCTCCAGAAGGGTGgatggattggattggatcaaACAATCACCAATCTTGCTGGTTCGGTGAGTTTGGCAATAGAGGACTCGGTGCCGACCAGACTAGAAGGGCGACATGGCGTGGAATCAAGAAGCTTACCGCTCAGCACGCCGCGGACTTCACCGCAGGGAGGTTCGTGTTCGGTGATAGATGGATTCAGCCTAGCGGTGTGCCCTACGTCGCTGGCATGATGCCCGGAGTGTAGATAGAGACGTTAGATTAATCTTATActtttaaataaagaaaaaaatgtactaTTCTTATatgtattaaattaaattacataTTGTAATcagacaaataaaaaattaaattaattataaagTATATACCTGActatgttgtaggcctattttaattattgagggaaaagaaagagagatggTGGCTGGCAGcaaggagagaaagaagagagaatttGGTCATTTTGTAGTGATGATttctcattgtgcctttatttatattaGTAAAGAAGGGAGACCCCTTGCCTTTCAAGTAATACATTATAACTAGAAAACTATCTAAAGATACTATGGAATCCcataaggatttataaattcaCACTCCTTACTAATTTGGGACTAGAACACTCTccattgagtgtgtaaatacttacACAAACATTGCATCAAATATTCAACAATGAAGTAAAAACAATTGATGAGGTCGTCGCAACAATGAGTGAATGCAAGTCTCAAAACAAATTGAAGAATTTATGCATAAAGACTataactcacaaaacctcgctatgttAAACACATGTAAGATAAAAACTAATAGtctaagaagaaaaatgagaacttgcattaagtcaaaactaaaaCGTCTTCAATAAGTAGAAAGCACATAAGGGTATGATGAGCTCAGGATGGATACCTAATTAAAAACTCGTTAGGTAGGAAAAAGCCAAaggaaaaatgctcataatcgtagggaaaaaaagtatattaagatcaagtgagtatacttttggatactccccctgaatTTAACAAAACTTGCAATTGAGAACTGCAAGCAattcaaatcaaataatttACACATACCAATTCATTGAACA is a window from the Malus domestica chromosome 16, GDT2T_hap1 genome containing:
- the LOC114822193 gene encoding putative pectinesterase/pectinesterase inhibitor 28 yields the protein MGGADGSNKKKVAIIGASALILVAMVVAVTVGVTVSRRDRGSSDGHTSTSTKAVQAICQPTDYKKTCEESLAGAAGNVTDPKELIKVGFQVAMDKLRGVIEKSVTLKELAKDPSTGDALQNCKELLEYAIDDLSDSSERLGAFDMSKLDLYVEDLKVWLSAAMTYEQTCLDGFENTTGDAGEKMRQFLKTSQELTNNALAMADGVSTMFGALNVKSGRRLLEAAAGTAVKKFQKAKVIPAWIDSRRLELATATPQTLKPDVVVAKNGGGKYKTVNEALKDIPKNNAVKVFVIYVKEGVYEEQVIFDKHMTNVMLIGDGPTKTVITGRKNFAEGTMTMQTATVGVVGDYFIAKDIGFENTAGAIGHQAVALRVQSDLSIFYNCKMDGYQDTLYTQTYRQFYRDCTISGTIDFIFGDAAAVFQNCKMIVRKPLENQACMVTAHGRLDRRSPSGITIQNCTISGELGYEKDLNKAYLGRPWKKYARTIVIQSQIDDVIAPEGWMDWIGSNNHQSCWFGEFGNRGLGADQTRRATWRGIKKLTAQHAADFTAGRFVFGDRWIQPSGVPYVAGMMPGV